The Corylus avellana chromosome ca8, CavTom2PMs-1.0 genome has a segment encoding these proteins:
- the LOC132189399 gene encoding annexin Gh1-like produces MSTLTLPETIPSVPEDCEQLRKAFEGWGTNEGLVISILGHRNAAQRKLIRQTYAETYGEDLLKALNKELTNDFERVVVLWTLDPAERDALLANEATKRWTSSNQVLVEIACTRSSHDLLLVRQAYHARYKKSLEEDVAYHTTGDFCKLLVPLVSSYRYEGDEVNMTLAKSEAKILHEKISEKAYNHEDIIRILATRSKAQINATLNHYKNEFGNDINKDLKTDPKDEFLAILRATVKCLNRPEKYFEKILRLAINKRGTDEGALTRVIATRAEVDMKFIRDEYHRRSSVPLDRAIVKDTNGDYENMLLALIGHGDA; encoded by the exons atgtcgACTCTCACACTACCTGAGACGATCCCCTCTGTGCCGGAAGACTGCGAGCAACTCCGGAAAGCTTTCGAAG GATGGGGAACAAATGAGGGGTTGGTTATCTCCATCTTGGGACATAGAAATGCTGCTCAAAGAAAGTTGATTCGGCAAACTTATGCTGAAACTTATGGAGAAGATCTCCTCAAAGCATTGAACAAAGAACTTACAAATGACTTTGAG AGAGTGGTAGTGCTCTGGACACTTGATCCCGCTGAACGTGATGCACTTTTGGCCAATGAAGCAACAAAGAGGTGGACTTCAAGCAATCAGGTTCTTGTGGAAATAGCGTGCACGAGATCTTCACATGATCTACTTCTGGTAAGGCAGGCTTATCATGCTCGGTATAAGAAATCTCTTGAAGAGGATGTTGCATACCACACAACTGGGGATTTCTGCAAG CTTTTGGTGCCTCTTGTAAGCTCATACCGATATGAGGGAGATGAAGTGAACATGACTCTGGCTAAGTCAGAGGCTAAAATACTCCACGAGAAGATTTCAGAGAAGGCTTACAATCATGAGGATATTATCAGGATTTTGGCTACAAGGAGCAAAGCACAGATCAATGCCACTCTGAATCACTATAAAAATGAATTCGGAAATGACATCAACAAG GATCTGAAGACTGACCCTAAGGATGAGTTTCTTGCAATACTGAGGGCCACAGTTAAGTGCTTGAATCGTCCTGAGAAGTATTTTGAGAAGATTCTTCGGCTGGCAATTAACAAACGAGGAACAGATGAAGGAGCACTCACTAGGGTTATCGCTACAAGGGCCGAGGTTGACATGAAGTTTATAAGGGATGAATACCACCGAAGAAGCAGCGTCCCTCTGGATCGTGCCATTGTCAAGGACACTAATGGAGATTATGAAAATA